A genome region from Anastrepha ludens isolate Willacy chromosome 3, idAnaLude1.1, whole genome shotgun sequence includes the following:
- the LOC128857472 gene encoding uncharacterized protein LOC128857472 — MRAFVIVLLLSVIAFAVAGRLGGGGGGGGWQGGGGKGGGGGGYGGGSSGYGGGGKGGGGGGYGGGGKGGGGGYGGGSSGYGGGSKGGGSGGYGGGSSGYGGGSKGGGSGGYGGGSSGYGGGGKGGGGGGYGGGSSGYGGGGKGGGGGGYSGGGGGYGGGGKGGGGYGGGGYGGGGGGGKKW, encoded by the coding sequence ATGCGCGCTTTCGTCATTGTTTTGCTGTTGAGCGTGATAGCCTTTGCCGTGGCGGGTAGATTGGGCGGCGGTGGCGGCGGAGGAGGCTGGCAAGGCGGAGGTGGCAAAGGTGGTGGCGGCGGAGGATATGGAGGTGGCAGCAGTGGCTATGGAGGTGGTGGCAAAGGAGGTGGAGGCGGTGGATATGGAGGTGGCGGCAAAGGAGGTGGCGGTGGATATGGGGGTGGTAGCAGCGGCTATGGAGGTGGCAGCAAAGGAGGTGGTAGCGGTGGATATGGTGGTGGTAGCAGTGGCTATGGAGGTGGCAGCAAAGGAGGTGGTAGCGGTGGATATGGTGGTGGTAGCAGCGGCTATGGAGGTGGCGGCAAAGGAGGTGGTGGCGGTGGATATGGTGGTGGTAGCAGCGGCTATGGAGGTGGTGGCAAAGGAGGTGGAGGCGGTGGATACAGTGGTGGTGGCGGTGGATATGGAGGTGGTGGCAAAGGTGGTGGCGGCTATGGCGGTGGTGGATatggcggcggcggcggtggcGGCAAAAAGTGGTAA